A section of the bacterium genome encodes:
- a CDS encoding neutral zinc metallopeptidase, with product MRWIGRSESGNVEDRRGTTTRRVMGGGIGTLIIVLLVWLLGGDPMQFLRENEGGVTTSSVQSEPRSVEEEQLASYTKVVLKDTEDVWSTLFKQAGSQYRMPTLVLYSGQVQSACGYGSGASGPFYCPGDEKLYLDLSFCNELKNQLDAPGDFAIAYVIAHEVGHHVQNLLGITDKISALQGRVSEEEYNRYSVRLELQADFFAGVWAHYEQKLNNVLEPGDLDEAINAAAAVGDDRLQRMTQGYVVPDAFTHGTSAQRQRWFKKGWDTGDIRQGDTFSASSL from the coding sequence ATGCGCTGGATTGGAAGATCTGAAAGCGGTAACGTCGAGGACCGCCGCGGCACGACCACGCGGCGTGTCATGGGCGGCGGTATCGGCACCTTGATCATCGTCTTGTTGGTTTGGCTGCTGGGTGGTGACCCCATGCAGTTTCTGCGCGAAAACGAGGGCGGGGTTACCACTTCCTCTGTGCAGTCGGAGCCGCGTTCGGTGGAAGAGGAGCAGCTGGCCAGTTACACCAAGGTGGTTCTCAAGGATACCGAGGATGTCTGGTCCACCCTGTTCAAGCAGGCTGGAAGCCAGTACCGCATGCCGACCCTAGTGCTCTATTCGGGTCAGGTTCAGTCCGCTTGCGGATATGGCAGCGGCGCCAGTGGCCCGTTTTACTGCCCCGGAGATGAAAAACTCTACCTCGACCTCTCGTTTTGCAATGAACTGAAAAATCAGCTCGATGCCCCCGGCGACTTTGCCATTGCCTACGTCATCGCCCACGAGGTCGGCCATCATGTGCAAAACCTGTTGGGCATCACCGACAAGATCTCCGCTCTTCAGGGACGAGTCAGCGAGGAGGAATATAACCGCTACTCCGTCCGCCTAGAGCTTCAGGCCGATTTTTTCGCCGGAGTCTGGGCCCACTATGAACAGAAACTCAACAACGTCCTCGAACCGGGCGATCTGGATGAGGCGATCAACGCCGCAGCAGCGGTTGGCGACGACCGCCTCCAGCGTATGACCCAGGGCTATGTAGTCCCCGATGCTTTCACCCATGGCACTTCCGCACAGCGGCAGCGCTGGTTTAAAAAAGGGTGGGACACCGGTGACATCAGGCAGGGTGATACCTTTTCAGCTTCATCTCTTTGA
- a CDS encoding ATP-binding cassette domain-containing protein, with product MDFTVTVSDVSKSFESVQAVRHLSLQIQPGEIYGLIGPNGAGKTTTIRMLLGILMPDSGRIELLGKSSAREIPDQVGFLPEERGLFKRMVVIDILTFFAELKGMSYSAALPLANHWLERLELAEWRNKKIEELSKGMQQKVQFITTVLHQPRLLFLDEPFSGLDPVNTALIKDVMLELVKNGSSIVLSTHMMEHAEKLCDALCLIHHGQSVLQGRLVEVKARFGKNRCRMSYDGEPHFLQDDSLVSRFDDYSQYVEILPADNVNPQAILSRAVQEVTVRSFDITEPSLHEIFINVVKGSTTSGDENE from the coding sequence GTGGATTTTACCGTTACGGTGTCCGATGTTTCCAAGAGCTTCGAATCGGTTCAGGCGGTCCGCCATCTTTCGCTGCAGATCCAGCCGGGGGAGATCTATGGGCTGATCGGGCCGAATGGAGCCGGCAAGACTACGACGATCCGCATGCTGCTCGGAATTCTGATGCCCGATTCGGGCCGGATCGAGCTACTGGGTAAATCCAGCGCCCGGGAGATACCGGATCAAGTGGGCTTTTTACCCGAAGAACGCGGACTCTTCAAGAGGATGGTGGTTATCGATATACTGACCTTTTTCGCTGAGCTCAAAGGGATGTCCTACAGCGCGGCCCTCCCTCTTGCCAATCACTGGCTGGAGCGGCTTGAGCTGGCGGAGTGGCGCAACAAAAAGATCGAAGAACTTTCCAAAGGCATGCAGCAGAAGGTGCAATTCATCACCACTGTTCTCCACCAGCCCCGACTGCTCTTTCTCGACGAACCCTTCAGCGGGCTTGATCCGGTGAACACCGCGCTGATCAAGGACGTCATGCTCGAACTGGTGAAAAACGGCAGTTCGATTGTACTGTCCACACACATGATGGAGCACGCCGAAAAGCTTTGCGATGCCCTGTGTCTTATCCATCACGGCCAGAGTGTTTTACAGGGCCGGCTCGTGGAGGTCAAGGCTCGTTTCGGCAAAAACCGCTGCCGGATGAGCTATGATGGTGAACCGCATTTTCTGCAGGACGACTCTCTGGTAAGCCGGTTTGACGATTACAGCCAATATGTTGAAATCCTTCCGGCGGATAATGTCAACCCTCAGGCAATATTGTCGCGGGCGGTACAAGAGGTCACGGTACGCAGTTTTGATATAACCGAACCCTCGCTCCATGAAATCTTTATCAATGTGGTCAAAGGCAGCACTACGTCAGGAGACGAAAATGAATAA
- a CDS encoding ABC transporter permease encodes MNKTWVLIKREFLSRVKTKGFIIGTLALPVLVFVIMGVQIAVQSMGAKEKKTLALMDLTGRIAPAFIAYMDTTYQDAHKTPLYSFERIQASPESLQAVQARYGRRIREEKIHGLIILPEDLFNSNRFELHAKNISNMEFNNALERSLSRVISDLRLQQSGIDQELVRKLTRGVELSTFKVSEAGSRQESSEMAFGVSYVMMFILYMALLFYGQFVMRGVYEDKNSRVMEVVLSSTRADQIMAGKIIGIGGAGLLQFLIWAIVIALVSTYGAIMMTLISPGTEKLAIPTISASVYLFFFLFFILGYFIYATLYATLGSMVNDEADAQSLQWPVTFLIILGFIFMFYVLNNPNSTAAVILSLIPFFTPLLMFLRLSVGAAPLWQVLLSIVIMIVTIAGLIRLTGRIFRVGILMYGKKPNLPELMKWIRYS; translated from the coding sequence ATGAATAAAACCTGGGTTCTGATCAAACGCGAATTCCTCAGTCGGGTGAAAACCAAAGGATTCATCATCGGCACCCTGGCCCTGCCTGTGCTGGTCTTCGTGATCATGGGTGTTCAGATCGCCGTCCAGTCGATGGGAGCCAAGGAGAAGAAGACGCTCGCCCTTATGGACCTCACCGGTCGTATCGCCCCGGCCTTCATCGCCTACATGGACACCACCTATCAGGATGCCCATAAAACGCCGCTCTATTCCTTTGAGCGCATCCAAGCGTCCCCGGAGAGTCTACAGGCGGTACAGGCCCGCTACGGCCGCCGCATCCGCGAGGAAAAGATCCACGGGCTTATTATCCTCCCTGAAGACCTCTTCAATTCCAACCGTTTCGAATTGCACGCCAAGAACATCAGTAATATGGAGTTCAACAACGCCCTGGAACGTTCGCTTTCGCGGGTGATCTCGGACCTGCGCCTGCAGCAGAGCGGCATCGACCAGGAGCTGGTGCGCAAGCTGACGCGCGGTGTGGAACTCTCGACCTTCAAGGTGAGTGAGGCCGGATCCAGACAGGAGAGCAGCGAGATGGCCTTCGGCGTCAGTTATGTGATGATGTTCATTCTCTATATGGCTTTGCTCTTTTATGGACAGTTCGTCATGCGCGGGGTCTACGAGGATAAAAATTCGCGCGTGATGGAGGTGGTGCTCTCCTCAACGCGGGCGGACCAGATTATGGCGGGTAAGATCATCGGTATCGGCGGCGCCGGTCTGCTGCAGTTCCTGATCTGGGCGATCGTCATCGCCCTGGTTTCCACTTACGGCGCGATAATGATGACCCTCATATCCCCGGGAACAGAAAAACTGGCGATTCCGACCATCTCGGCATCGGTCTATCTCTTCTTTTTCCTTTTCTTCATTCTCGGCTATTTCATCTACGCCACCTTATATGCCACCCTGGGGAGTATGGTCAATGATGAGGCGGACGCCCAGAGTTTGCAGTGGCCGGTGACCTTTCTGATTATCCTCGGATTTATTTTTATGTTCTATGTTCTCAACAATCCCAACAGTACAGCCGCAGTGATCCTCTCCCTTATCCCCTTCTTCACTCCCTTGCTGATGTTCTTGCGGCTCTCGGTGGGCGCCGCGCCCTTGTGGCAGGTCTTGTTGAGCATCGTGATCATGATCGTCACCATCGCCGGGCTGATCCGGCTGACCGGCCGCATCTTCCGTGTCGGCATTCTCATGTATGGCAAAAAGCCGAATTTGCCGGAGTTGATGAAATGGATCCGGTACTCCTGA
- a CDS encoding D-aminoacylase → MKHSSEVKHPTRRRFIQQSALLGFGLCSSGRSLLTGCQQQPFDLVVCNGLIYDGSGSEPCPGDVGIRGERIVAIGKLDASRALQIVDAGGHAVTPGFIDVHTHSDLSLLVDPRGESKIRQGVTLEIGGNCGESVFPIAGKEGELAKEEWCREYAVEASWRDLAGFFAALEKRGIGLNYATLAGHGAIRTAAMGSANRVPDAAEMRSMKTLLESALEQGALGLSTGLEYTPGSFARTDEIIALCKMVTRRGGLYATHMRNEDLTIEAALAEALTIGRESGVRVQISHLKACQQRNWHKTAGLLEAIAEARRQGLHVHADRYPYTAYATSLNMLFPLWAREGGHAAFVARLKEPATFAKMAPFVRDKITATGSWASIMITRAYFSGRRELQGRTVEELAAAAKLDPLEFTRRLLIEEEGQVGMCGFSMSEEDTRKTFAAPFTMVGSDGNAISPTGLLGQGTPHPRYYGTFPRYLGRYIREARVLPLAEAVHRITGMPADKFGIRERGMLKKGYFADLVVFDPATIIDQATFAGPHQFPIGIDLVLVNGQIVVSSGQHTGKLPGRIIRRV, encoded by the coding sequence ATGAAGCACTCCTCTGAGGTAAAACATCCCACACGCCGGCGGTTTATACAGCAGTCGGCCTTGCTGGGGTTCGGCCTGTGCAGTTCAGGCCGTTCGCTGTTGACCGGCTGTCAACAGCAGCCCTTCGATCTGGTGGTCTGCAATGGCTTGATCTATGACGGCAGCGGCAGCGAGCCCTGCCCGGGTGATGTCGGGATTCGCGGCGAGCGTATCGTTGCAATCGGCAAGCTGGACGCCTCCCGTGCGCTGCAAATCGTCGATGCCGGGGGGCACGCAGTCACTCCGGGCTTTATCGATGTCCATACCCATTCCGACCTCTCCCTGCTGGTCGATCCACGCGGGGAGAGCAAGATCAGACAGGGAGTGACCCTTGAGATCGGCGGCAACTGCGGAGAATCGGTCTTCCCAATCGCCGGGAAGGAGGGGGAGCTGGCGAAAGAAGAGTGGTGCCGGGAGTATGCAGTAGAGGCAAGTTGGCGGGACTTGGCCGGTTTTTTTGCGGCCCTGGAGAAAAGGGGGATCGGCCTTAATTATGCCACCCTGGCCGGCCATGGCGCGATTCGCACAGCTGCAATGGGAAGCGCCAATCGGGTGCCTGATGCGGCCGAAATGCGCTCGATGAAAACCCTGCTCGAGTCTGCTCTTGAACAGGGTGCCCTGGGCCTATCCACCGGACTCGAATATACACCTGGCAGTTTCGCCCGGACCGACGAGATCATCGCCTTGTGCAAGATGGTCACTCGGCGCGGCGGCCTCTATGCGACCCATATGCGCAATGAGGATCTCACGATCGAAGCGGCCCTGGCTGAGGCGTTGACCATCGGGCGCGAATCGGGCGTCCGCGTTCAGATCTCCCACCTCAAAGCCTGTCAGCAGCGAAACTGGCACAAAACCGCCGGGCTGCTCGAGGCCATTGCTGAAGCACGCCGGCAAGGGCTTCATGTCCATGCCGACCGCTACCCCTACACCGCTTATGCCACCTCCCTGAACATGCTCTTCCCGCTCTGGGCGCGCGAGGGCGGCCATGCCGCATTCGTCGCCCGCCTCAAGGAGCCGGCGACATTTGCGAAAATGGCCCCCTTCGTCCGCGACAAGATCACCGCGACCGGTTCTTGGGCCAGTATTATGATCACCCGGGCTTATTTTTCAGGCCGCCGCGAATTACAGGGGCGGACGGTGGAGGAACTGGCCGCCGCTGCAAAACTGGATCCCCTGGAGTTCACGCGCCGCCTCCTCATCGAGGAAGAGGGGCAGGTGGGCATGTGCGGTTTCAGTATGAGCGAGGAAGATACCCGGAAGACCTTCGCCGCCCCCTTCACCATGGTTGGTTCGGATGGCAATGCAATCTCGCCCACCGGCCTGCTCGGCCAGGGGACGCCCCATCCGCGCTATTATGGTACTTTCCCGCGCTACCTCGGGCGCTATATCCGCGAAGCCCGGGTTTTGCCGCTGGCCGAGGCTGTTCATCGAATCACCGGCATGCCGGCAGACAAGTTCGGCATCCGCGAGCGTGGCATGCTTAAAAAGGGCTATTTTGCTGATCTGGTCGTTTTCGATCCCGCCACCATCATCGATCAGGCGACCTTCGCCGGTCCGCATCAGTTCCCCATAGGCATCGATCTGGTCCTCGTCAACGGCCAGATCGTGGTTTCCAGCGGGCAGCACACCGGCAAGTTGCCCGGTCGGATAATCCGCCGTGTCTGA
- a CDS encoding FG-GAP-like repeat-containing protein encodes MKEIRTASPHRLSSSRERRLLLAALLVLTARAFPQSTIQFTDITTEKGVRGYLKNGITAYGHGCAMADVNGDSLPDIYVSNAVRHAELEPNGGLPEFLYLSQKDGPYIDVATANGVDDRYGWTGSHGIIFFDYNNDGLYDIFNATTDDASRLYQNMGNARFKDVSAAAGIPATGLGTRGLIAIDINRDGWLDLYGVNWGPMETPSGTIQATPPQPNELYINNGDGTFTVEPRNGPRGLTNDNPEKEGTQGVSCVDVDNDGDIDIFVCHRNIIYDPVTGSTRYEPSNRIYNQLFINDGKGYFKDETLARGLAEASNDCNGTTFADYDNDGDLDAFVVPKDDDDTIGGKHTRIYQNDGTGHFTKLPKTVSNLIGWGFSGILFDADNDGDLDFFIGRTLDANLRGNAFYVNDGKGNFTENTTAGFNFRSGDPRGAAVGDIDNDGDLDLYFVDANKQLSAFYHNYLMRNDSQNNNRWLKVYGRGPKGDMGAFGTKIWVFDQGHMDEMDHLVGYRQIQNGYAYLCQDDPVQHFGLAGRDTVDLKIILLDSTVLRVPRAAARQRLFFTKPRDLTILDGDGQTALPGAALAAPLRVIVRDAFGNPAMGVPVTFTLQEGSGQITGSNPVYTDKNGIAAIQYIAASLTGPAHIKAASSLTPGVTAIFTATSGQRAGIPDHFGSSSGDRQTGQAGQILAQNLSLQVLDYLAAPVTTAQIRFEVLEGGGKVNELDNCSLAVNPDGMASVTWRLGTLAGSAQRVRATVAGFPALSMEFTATVQAGPATALRGPASLSYSGTVGQALPPLTFRVLDAFENPVAQVPLSFVISAGGGRLNGAAALQLQSDAEGRIQVIWSLGPVSGNGNNRITVAGAGLSGSPLELVASAAPGRPYRLTQGAGDGQSALPGTLLPQPLTVTVQDSLGNPISGHAVQFSVISGDALLSGASSTTRMTDAAGMAQVAITLGPGEGAVTVSSAAVYNGTVLQNVPVLFHLASVNRHLDPARSTLSLSKTSAVANGRDGVTVVFTGRDENGLALAGVPVVITASGEELELKHFGSITDAEGQLTALLRSTRVQVVTVRASAHGAPASPDTLSVRFTAGSAARLERLSGEGQTGEVGAALPVPLVVMLTDSFSHPLGGEEIEVTLHNPDGTMSALPAVHTDSAGKASWIWTLGKKAGACTLSLTHAPLPAVTFTAVARPSAPAMLVKISGDQQQARANNLLPLFLIAQLEDQYENPVPGQQLVITMNDPGSQSNPAGSVWCNSLGRVSLSWHLGTLAQQQLQLSAADDPSVRALFTATVIPNQVPSISCPKDTSLKAGASLLYYVKASDPDGDPVTLSATGLPAGAQFTASTGLFSWTPGMDQTGDYSVTFVARDSTGGIRQSATLIHVQPSNRAPVLLDITPADSILNIEPGATIAFQLGLLDPDGDTLAITWRLNGLAVGDRTGLTLITSKPGVVEVTVSDGTFTIQRRWYIKILISGVETDPRPADFALLQSYPNPANPGAAIGFSLPRTEPIRLCIFNQNGQCVATLAEGVWAAGHHTLHWDGCDAAGNPLPSGLYLYDLQTGAQRLTRKLLLVK; translated from the coding sequence ATGAAAGAAATCCGGACCGCCTCACCACACCGTCTTTCTTCTAGCCGGGAACGGCGGTTGCTTCTGGCTGCACTCTTGGTTCTCACGGCCCGCGCGTTCCCGCAATCCACCATCCAATTCACAGACATCACCACCGAAAAAGGGGTCCGGGGCTATCTCAAAAACGGCATCACGGCCTATGGCCACGGCTGTGCCATGGCGGATGTGAACGGCGATTCGCTCCCTGATATCTACGTCAGCAATGCTGTGCGCCACGCCGAGCTGGAACCCAACGGCGGGCTTCCCGAGTTTCTATATCTCAGCCAGAAGGATGGCCCCTATATCGACGTCGCTACGGCGAACGGCGTAGACGACCGCTACGGCTGGACCGGCAGCCATGGCATCATCTTCTTCGATTACAACAACGACGGGCTCTACGACATTTTTAATGCGACAACCGACGATGCCAGCCGCCTTTATCAGAATATGGGCAATGCCCGATTCAAGGATGTCAGCGCAGCGGCCGGAATTCCAGCCACCGGCCTCGGTACCCGCGGCCTCATCGCGATCGACATTAACCGGGACGGTTGGCTCGATCTGTATGGCGTCAATTGGGGTCCGATGGAAACACCGTCCGGGACCATCCAGGCCACCCCACCCCAGCCCAATGAGCTCTATATCAACAACGGAGATGGTACCTTCACGGTAGAACCACGGAACGGACCGCGCGGTTTGACCAATGACAATCCGGAAAAAGAGGGAACCCAGGGCGTTTCCTGCGTCGATGTCGATAACGACGGCGACATTGACATCTTTGTCTGCCACCGCAATATCATCTATGACCCGGTCACCGGATCAACCCGGTATGAACCCTCCAATCGCATCTACAACCAGCTCTTCATCAACGACGGCAAGGGCTATTTCAAGGATGAAACCCTAGCGCGCGGTCTTGCCGAAGCGAGCAACGATTGCAACGGCACCACCTTCGCCGACTATGATAACGATGGGGACCTCGATGCCTTCGTGGTTCCCAAGGATGACGATGACACCATTGGGGGCAAGCACACCCGGATCTATCAAAATGACGGGACCGGCCACTTTACCAAACTTCCCAAAACCGTCAGCAATCTGATCGGTTGGGGTTTCTCCGGTATTCTCTTCGATGCCGACAACGACGGCGATCTCGACTTTTTCATCGGCCGGACCCTCGACGCCAACCTCCGCGGCAATGCCTTCTACGTCAATGACGGTAAAGGTAACTTTACCGAGAATACCACGGCAGGGTTCAATTTCCGCAGCGGTGACCCCCGCGGTGCAGCCGTCGGCGACATCGACAACGACGGCGACCTGGATCTCTACTTTGTCGACGCCAATAAACAGCTCTCTGCTTTTTACCACAACTATCTGATGCGCAATGACTCCCAGAACAACAACCGCTGGCTCAAGGTCTATGGCCGCGGTCCCAAGGGCGATATGGGTGCCTTCGGTACCAAAATCTGGGTCTTCGATCAGGGACACATGGACGAGATGGACCACCTGGTGGGTTACCGCCAGATCCAGAATGGCTATGCCTACCTCTGCCAGGACGATCCCGTGCAGCACTTCGGCCTCGCCGGCCGCGATACCGTGGACCTGAAAATCATTCTTCTGGACAGCACCGTGCTGCGCGTCCCCCGCGCCGCCGCCCGGCAGCGGCTCTTCTTCACCAAGCCCAGGGATCTGACGATCCTTGACGGCGACGGCCAAACCGCCTTGCCCGGTGCGGCGCTGGCTGCCCCCCTTCGTGTCATCGTTCGCGATGCTTTTGGCAATCCGGCCATGGGGGTGCCGGTCACTTTCACCCTCCAGGAAGGGAGCGGCCAGATCACCGGCAGTAATCCGGTCTATACCGACAAAAACGGAATCGCAGCTATCCAGTATATTGCTGCTTCACTTACCGGTCCCGCGCACATCAAGGCGGCAAGCAGCTTGACTCCCGGCGTCACCGCCATTTTCACGGCCACCAGCGGTCAGCGTGCCGGAATTCCCGACCACTTCGGGAGCAGCAGCGGTGATCGCCAGACCGGCCAGGCGGGCCAGATCCTGGCCCAAAATCTTAGCCTGCAGGTGCTCGACTATCTGGCGGCACCGGTAACCACCGCTCAGATCCGGTTCGAGGTGCTGGAAGGCGGCGGCAAGGTGAATGAACTGGACAACTGCAGCCTGGCGGTCAACCCGGATGGAATGGCCAGCGTAACCTGGCGGCTCGGTACTCTGGCGGGTTCGGCGCAAAGAGTGCGCGCCACTGTGGCCGGCTTTCCCGCGCTGAGCATGGAGTTCACAGCGACCGTTCAGGCCGGCCCGGCCACGGCTCTTCGCGGGCCCGCATCACTCAGCTATTCCGGCACGGTGGGCCAGGCGTTGCCCCCCCTGACCTTCCGGGTTCTGGATGCCTTCGAGAACCCGGTCGCCCAGGTCCCCCTCTCCTTTGTCATCAGTGCCGGCGGCGGCCGGCTCAACGGCGCCGCTGCCTTGCAGCTGCAGAGCGATGCCGAAGGGAGGATTCAGGTGATCTGGTCTCTCGGTCCCGTCAGCGGCAACGGCAACAACCGGATCACAGTAGCCGGCGCCGGCTTGAGCGGCTCACCCCTGGAGCTGGTCGCATCGGCTGCTCCCGGCCGTCCCTACCGTCTGACACAGGGCGCCGGGGATGGTCAGTCCGCCTTGCCCGGCACACTTCTCCCACAGCCTTTGACGGTCACAGTGCAGGACAGTCTCGGCAATCCAATCTCAGGCCATGCGGTCCAGTTCAGCGTGATCAGTGGCGATGCGCTGCTTTCCGGCGCCTCCTCCACAACCCGGATGACGGATGCAGCTGGTATGGCGCAGGTCGCCATCACGCTGGGGCCGGGGGAGGGCGCTGTCACCGTCAGCAGCGCTGCGGTCTATAATGGCACAGTCCTGCAGAATGTACCCGTCCTCTTTCATCTGGCCTCGGTCAATCGCCACCTCGATCCAGCGCGGTCAACGCTCAGCCTCTCAAAGACGAGCGCTGTCGCCAACGGACGGGATGGTGTGACCGTCGTCTTCACCGGCCGTGATGAAAACGGCCTGGCGCTTGCCGGCGTGCCAGTGGTCATCACCGCGAGCGGCGAAGAGCTTGAGCTGAAACACTTCGGCAGCATCACCGACGCGGAAGGCCAGCTCACCGCACTCCTGCGATCGACGCGGGTCCAGGTGGTAACGGTGCGGGCAAGCGCACATGGCGCCCCAGCTTCGCCCGACACCCTTTCGGTTCGTTTCACCGCAGGAAGCGCAGCCCGGCTTGAGCGCCTCTCCGGCGAAGGTCAAACCGGCGAAGTAGGAGCCGCTCTGCCCGTACCCCTGGTGGTAATGCTGACCGATTCGTTCTCCCATCCGCTTGGCGGAGAGGAGATTGAGGTAACGCTTCACAATCCCGACGGCACAATGAGTGCGCTGCCGGCGGTGCACACCGACAGCGCCGGAAAGGCCTCATGGATCTGGACATTGGGTAAAAAGGCCGGGGCCTGCACCCTCTCCCTCACGCATGCCCCGCTGCCGGCGGTGACCTTCACTGCCGTGGCCCGGCCCAGTGCTCCCGCGATGCTGGTCAAGATAAGCGGCGATCAGCAGCAGGCCCGCGCCAACAACCTTCTGCCCCTGTTCCTGATTGCCCAGTTGGAGGACCAGTACGAAAATCCGGTGCCCGGGCAGCAACTGGTGATCACCATGAATGATCCCGGCAGCCAGAGTAATCCCGCAGGGTCGGTCTGGTGCAATTCTCTCGGACGGGTCAGTCTTTCCTGGCACCTCGGCACTTTGGCCCAGCAGCAACTGCAGCTCAGTGCCGCTGACGATCCGTCGGTTCGAGCGCTTTTTACGGCCACCGTCATCCCCAACCAGGTACCATCGATCAGCTGCCCAAAGGATACCTCCCTGAAAGCTGGCGCTTCTCTTCTCTACTACGTCAAAGCTTCTGATCCCGATGGCGATCCGGTGACGCTATCCGCCACCGGACTTCCGGCAGGCGCCCAGTTCACGGCTTCGACCGGTCTCTTCTCCTGGACACCCGGGATGGATCAAACCGGCGACTATTCCGTCACCTTCGTCGCCCGGGACAGCACCGGCGGCATCAGGCAAAGTGCAACCCTCATCCATGTTCAGCCCTCCAACCGGGCGCCGGTCTTACTGGACATCACACCAGCCGATTCAATCTTAAATATAGAACCCGGTGCCACGATCGCTTTTCAGTTAGGTTTGCTCGATCCGGATGGTGACACATTGGCCATCACCTGGCGGCTCAACGGCCTGGCCGTCGGCGACAGAACCGGCCTCACCCTCATCACCAGCAAGCCTGGGGTAGTCGAGGTGACCGTGAGCGACGGGACTTTCACGATCCAGCGGCGCTGGTATATCAAGATCCTCATCAGCGGTGTCGAAACCGATCCCCGGCCGGCCGATTTCGCGCTGCTGCAGAGTTATCCCAATCCCGCCAATCCGGGCGCCGCAATCGGATTCTCCCTGCCCCGGACCGAGCCGATCCGGCTGTGCATCTTCAACCAGAACGGCCAATGTGTGGCCACGCTCGCCGAAGGCGTCTGGGCGGCGGGTCACCACACACTGCACTGGGATGGTTGCGATGCTGCCGGCAATCCGCTGCCCTCGGGGCTCTACCTCTACGATCTGCAAACGGGCGCACAGCGTCTCACCCGCAAACTGCTTCTCGTCAAATAA